From a region of the Flavobacterium branchiarum genome:
- a CDS encoding OsmC family protein — MKFTRKAHANWKGTGMEGKGTISTQSTTLDNAQLSFKTRFENGVGTNPEELIAAAHSGCFTMQLSFLLSEAGYTPEDLHTEATVTFEDGTITQINLDLKGKVPNISEEEFSNTALKAKEICPISKLLNTNITLTVNLLK; from the coding sequence ATGAAATTTACAAGAAAAGCACATGCCAACTGGAAAGGCACCGGAATGGAAGGAAAAGGGACTATTAGTACACAGAGCACTACTTTAGATAATGCTCAACTATCATTTAAGACACGTTTTGAAAATGGTGTAGGAACAAATCCTGAAGAATTGATCGCAGCAGCTCATTCTGGCTGTTTTACGATGCAATTAAGCTTTTTACTATCAGAAGCAGGTTACACGCCAGAAGATTTGCATACAGAGGCTACTGTAACTTTTGAAGATGGCACAATAACACAGATAAATTTAGATCTTAAAGGAAAAGTTCCAAATATTTCAGAAGAGGAGTTTTCTAATACAGCTTTAAAAGCCAAAGAAATTTGTCCTATATCTAAGTTATTAAATACAAACATCACTTTAACTGTAAATCTACTTAAATAA
- a CDS encoding ExbD/TolR family protein encodes MEIYKRDKKVRSKKLKARVDLTAMVSVSFLLIAFFMITTELDKPKTLSLCLPEKDPNYYRNYGCGGIHETRIITILLDDNDQIVSYYGLLEWPIDGPKQIKYGKDGIRKELYYKNKSILEYSAQMGRPKNGAIVIIKPSKKSNYKNLVDILDEMAIAKIQNYTIVNDFTPEESKLLASR; translated from the coding sequence ATGGAAATCTACAAAAGAGACAAGAAAGTAAGAAGTAAAAAACTAAAAGCAAGAGTAGATTTAACTGCAATGGTAAGTGTTTCATTTTTACTGATTGCATTCTTCATGATCACAACCGAATTAGACAAACCTAAAACATTGAGTTTATGTTTACCTGAGAAAGATCCTAACTATTACAGAAATTATGGTTGTGGAGGAATACATGAAACTCGTATTATAACCATATTGCTTGATGACAATGATCAAATTGTTTCCTATTACGGTCTTTTAGAATGGCCAATAGATGGCCCTAAACAAATTAAATATGGGAAAGATGGAATTCGCAAAGAACTATACTACAAGAATAAATCTATTCTAGAATATTCCGCACAAATGGGAAGACCTAAAAACGGAGCCATTGTTATCATAAAACCCAGTAAAAAATCCAACTATAAAAATCTGGTTGATATTCTTGATGAAATGGCAATTGCCAAAATTCAGAATTATACAATTGTAAATGATTTTACACCCGAGGAATCAAAATTATTAGCATCTAGATAA
- the rpsA gene encoding 30S ribosomal protein S1: protein MSEQLKSQEEFLANFNWHNFEEGIDAVDEKNLQEFEDLVSKTFIATDQEEVVEGVVVRITDRDVIVDINAKSEGVISLNEFRYNPNLKVGDKVEVLIDIREDKTGQLVLSHRKARTIKSWDRVIAANETGEIVNGFVKCRTKGGMIVDVFGIEAFLPGSQIDVKPIRDYDVYVNKMMEFKVVKINHEFKNVVVSHKALIEADIEVQKKEIIGQLQKGQVLEGVVKNITSYGVFIDLGGVDGLIHITDLSWSRINHPSEVLELDQKLNVVILDFDDEKTRIQLGLKQLNAHPWDALDANLTIGDKVKGKVVVIADYGAFIEVAEGVEGLIHVSEMSWSTHLRSAQDFVKVGDVVEAVILTLDRDDRKMSLGIKQLTQDPWTDITSKYPVGSKHTGIVRNFTNFGIFVELEEGIDGLIYISDLSWTKKIKHPSEFVNVGEKLDVVVLELDVEGRKLSLGHKQTTPNPWDQYEESFAVGTIHNGEISEIVDKGATVEFGDDIVAFIPTRHLEKEDGKKLKKGESADFKVIEFNKEFKRVVASHTAIFREEEEKNVKTATENTSSNSSTNAPAATLGDNNDVLAALKAKMEKTEKK, encoded by the coding sequence ATGTCTGAACAATTAAAATCACAAGAAGAGTTTTTAGCAAATTTTAACTGGCATAACTTCGAAGAAGGTATCGATGCAGTAGATGAGAAAAACTTACAAGAATTCGAAGACTTAGTATCAAAAACTTTCATCGCTACAGATCAAGAAGAAGTAGTAGAAGGTGTAGTTGTTAGAATTACAGATAGAGACGTTATCGTTGATATCAATGCAAAATCGGAAGGTGTTATTTCATTAAACGAATTCCGTTACAACCCAAACTTAAAAGTAGGTGACAAAGTAGAAGTATTAATTGACATCCGTGAGGATAAAACAGGTCAATTAGTATTGTCTCATAGAAAAGCACGTACTATCAAATCATGGGATAGAGTTATCGCTGCAAACGAAACAGGTGAAATCGTTAATGGTTTTGTAAAATGCAGAACTAAAGGTGGTATGATCGTTGACGTTTTCGGAATCGAAGCTTTCTTACCTGGATCTCAAATTGACGTTAAGCCAATTAGAGACTACGATGTATATGTAAACAAAATGATGGAATTCAAAGTGGTAAAAATTAACCACGAATTCAAAAACGTTGTTGTATCTCATAAAGCGCTTATCGAAGCTGATATCGAAGTACAGAAAAAAGAGATCATCGGTCAATTACAAAAAGGACAAGTATTAGAAGGTGTTGTTAAAAACATTACTTCTTACGGTGTATTTATTGACTTAGGTGGTGTTGATGGATTAATTCACATTACTGACCTTTCTTGGAGTAGAATCAACCACCCAAGTGAAGTTCTTGAATTAGACCAAAAATTAAACGTTGTAATCCTTGATTTCGATGATGAGAAAACAAGAATTCAATTAGGATTGAAACAATTAAACGCTCACCCATGGGATGCTTTAGATGCTAATTTAACTATTGGTGATAAAGTAAAAGGTAAAGTAGTTGTAATCGCTGATTACGGTGCATTTATCGAAGTTGCTGAAGGTGTTGAAGGTTTAATCCACGTTTCTGAAATGTCATGGTCAACTCATTTACGTTCTGCTCAAGATTTCGTAAAAGTTGGTGATGTAGTTGAAGCTGTTATCTTAACTCTTGACAGAGATGACCGTAAAATGTCATTAGGTATCAAACAATTAACTCAAGATCCTTGGACTGACATTACTTCTAAATACCCAGTAGGTTCTAAACATACAGGTATCGTTAGAAACTTTACAAACTTTGGTATTTTCGTAGAATTAGAAGAAGGAATTGATGGATTAATCTACATCTCTGACTTATCTTGGACTAAGAAAATTAAACACCCATCTGAATTTGTAAATGTTGGTGAGAAACTTGATGTAGTTGTATTAGAATTAGATGTTGAAGGACGTAAATTATCTTTAGGTCACAAACAAACTACTCCTAATCCTTGGGATCAATACGAAGAATCTTTCGCTGTAGGAACTATCCACAATGGTGAAATTTCTGAAATCGTTGACAAAGGAGCTACTGTAGAATTCGGAGATGATATCGTTGCTTTCATTCCTACTCGTCACCTTGAAAAAGAAGACGGAAAGAAATTGAAAAAAGGTGAATCTGCTGATTTCAAAGTAATCGAATTTAACAAAGAATTCAAAAGAGTTGTTGCTTCTCATACTGCTATCTTCCGTGAAGAAGAAGAGAAAAATGTGAAAACTGCAACTGAAAATACTTCATCTAACTCATCTACAAATGCACCAGCTGCAACTTTAGGAGATAACAATGATGTATTAGCTGCATTAAAAGCTAAAATGGAAAAAACAGAGAAAAAATAA
- a CDS encoding nucleoside permease, whose product MGIKNRLIIMSFLQFFVWGAWLITIGNYWFGTKNWEGTQFGLVFGTMGIASLFMPTLTGIIADRWINAEKLYGGLHIVYALVLFVIAQVTTPDNFIYVMFIAMCCYMPTIALSNSISYTSLKLNNKNIVKDFPPIRVWGTIGFIVAMWITNLSGSKSNEYQFYIGGVGALILGIYAFTLPKCEPQRLTKEDASLVETLGLEAFKLFGNYKMALFFVFSMFLGGALQLTNAYGDVFLDEFKHFPKYADSFVIQYSTIIMSISQVSETLFILAIPFFLKRFGIKQVMLISMLAWVLRFGLFAFGDPVNGLWMIIMSCIVYGMAFDFFNISGSLFVESNTDSKIRSSAQGLFMMMTNGIGAVLGSLTSGWAIDRFFTKSFSNTTELAGFLETEPTNSKMLEFVNSHGNTVSADGVFGSEILMKDWHHIWLSFAVYALVIAIAFAILFKHKHDPKEIENMSH is encoded by the coding sequence ATGGGAATTAAAAACAGATTGATTATAATGAGCTTTCTTCAGTTTTTTGTTTGGGGAGCGTGGCTTATTACAATCGGGAATTATTGGTTTGGAACAAAAAATTGGGAAGGAACCCAGTTTGGTTTAGTTTTCGGTACCATGGGAATTGCTTCTTTATTTATGCCAACTCTTACAGGGATTATTGCGGATAGATGGATTAATGCCGAAAAGTTATATGGTGGTTTGCATATAGTTTATGCTCTTGTATTATTCGTAATAGCACAAGTAACAACTCCGGATAATTTTATTTATGTGATGTTTATAGCAATGTGTTGCTATATGCCTACAATTGCATTGAGTAATTCAATTTCGTACACTTCGCTCAAATTAAATAATAAAAATATAGTAAAAGATTTTCCACCCATTCGTGTATGGGGAACTATAGGTTTTATTGTTGCTATGTGGATTACTAATCTAAGCGGAAGTAAATCAAATGAATATCAGTTTTACATTGGGGGAGTTGGAGCATTAATTCTAGGGATTTATGCTTTTACATTACCAAAATGTGAACCACAACGTTTAACTAAAGAAGATGCTTCGTTGGTTGAAACATTAGGATTAGAGGCTTTCAAGCTATTTGGAAACTATAAAATGGCATTGTTCTTTGTGTTTTCTATGTTTTTAGGAGGTGCTTTACAATTAACGAATGCTTACGGAGACGTTTTCTTAGATGAGTTTAAACATTTTCCAAAATATGCAGATTCGTTTGTAATTCAGTATTCTACTATTATAATGTCGATTTCGCAGGTTTCAGAAACCTTGTTTATTTTGGCAATTCCATTTTTCTTAAAACGTTTTGGTATCAAACAAGTAATGCTTATTAGTATGCTTGCTTGGGTATTGCGTTTTGGATTATTTGCTTTTGGAGATCCTGTAAATGGGTTATGGATGATTATTATGTCGTGTATTGTTTACGGAATGGCATTTGATTTCTTTAATATCTCAGGTTCATTATTTGTAGAAAGTAATACTGATTCTAAAATCCGTTCTTCGGCACAAGGATTATTTATGATGATGACAAACGGAATAGGTGCTGTTTTAGGAAGTTTAACTTCAGGATGGGCAATTGATCGTTTCTTTACAAAATCATTTAGTAACACAACAGAATTGGCTGGATTTCTAGAAACAGAACCTACAAATTCTAAGATGTTAGAGTTTGTAAATAGTCATGGAAACACAGTTTCTGCTGATGGCGTTTTTGGAAGTGAAATATTAATGAAAGATTGGCATCACATCTGGCTATCATTCGCTGTTTATGCATTAGTTATTGCAATTGCTTTCGCTATTTTGTTTAAGCACAAACATGATCCAAAAGAGATTGAAAATATGAGTCACTAA
- the cmk gene encoding (d)CMP kinase — translation MKKITIAIDGFSSTGKSTLAKELAKELQYVYVDTGAMYRAVSLYAMKNGYISADSFDKEKLVASLPSIQLVFQYNAALGFGEMFLNGENVENEIRTIEVSSFVSKVAEVSQVRSKLVEQQKEMGKNKGIVMDGRDIGTVVFPDAELKIFMTASAETRAQRRFDELQQKGDNVTYEEVLKNVVERDYIDSHREDSPLVIADDAIEIDNSYLNKEEQFVAVMELVNDVVKTI, via the coding sequence TTGAAAAAAATAACAATAGCAATCGATGGGTTTTCGTCGACTGGCAAAAGCACTTTGGCCAAAGAATTAGCAAAAGAATTACAATATGTATATGTAGATACAGGGGCAATGTATAGAGCAGTCTCATTGTATGCAATGAAAAACGGATATATTAGTGCCGATTCTTTTGATAAAGAGAAGCTTGTTGCTAGCTTACCTTCAATCCAATTAGTTTTTCAGTATAATGCTGCATTAGGTTTTGGTGAAATGTTTTTGAATGGAGAAAATGTAGAAAATGAAATTAGAACAATTGAGGTTTCTAGTTTTGTAAGTAAAGTTGCTGAAGTTTCTCAGGTGCGTTCTAAATTGGTAGAACAGCAAAAAGAAATGGGAAAAAATAAAGGAATTGTTATGGATGGTAGAGACATAGGAACGGTAGTTTTTCCTGATGCCGAACTTAAAATATTTATGACAGCCAGTGCAGAAACCCGTGCGCAAAGGCGTTTTGATGAGCTACAACAAAAAGGTGATAATGTGACTTACGAGGAAGTTTTAAAAAATGTGGTAGAAAGAGACTACATAGATTCACATCGTGAAGACTCGCCACTTGTAATTGCCGATGACGCTATAGAAATCGATAATTCTTACTTAAACAAGGAAGAGCAGTTTGTAGCAGTTATGGAATTAGTAAATGATGTTGTAAAAACAATTTAA
- a CDS encoding murein L,D-transpeptidase catalytic domain-containing protein, which yields MKIFYLIVFLWSGLFTHSQNTFQQESANDDEIIRLNEQVRNLRTMIGSNSKYNTKIAFLLDMKIKSGKNRFFVYDLVNNVILDEGLVAHGSGSETGIRGNLKFSNVPNSRATSLGRYSVERAYKGIFGKAYRLLGLDQSNNNASKRAIVLHHYSAVPCEEQDYYISNSQGCPMINEDFFKRIEKLIDTSKSNIIMDIYY from the coding sequence ATGAAAATATTTTATTTAATAGTATTTCTTTGGTCGGGTTTATTTACCCACTCACAAAATACTTTTCAACAAGAAAGTGCTAATGATGATGAAATCATTAGGCTTAATGAGCAAGTTAGAAACTTAAGAACAATGATTGGTAGTAATTCTAAATACAATACTAAAATTGCTTTTTTGTTAGACATGAAAATAAAGTCAGGTAAAAATCGCTTTTTTGTTTACGATTTGGTAAATAATGTGATTTTAGACGAGGGGCTTGTAGCACACGGATCAGGCTCAGAAACTGGAATAAGAGGGAATTTGAAATTTAGTAATGTCCCTAACTCAAGAGCTACTTCGTTGGGTAGGTACTCAGTAGAAAGAGCATATAAGGGAATTTTCGGGAAAGCATATAGACTATTAGGTTTAGATCAAAGCAATAATAATGCATCAAAAAGAGCAATAGTTTTACATCACTATTCGGCTGTTCCTTGCGAAGAGCAAGACTATTATATCTCAAATAGTCAGGGTTGTCCAATGATTAATGAAGACTTTTTTAAAAGAATCGAAAAATTAATTGATACTTCTAAGTCCAATATCATTATGGATATTTACTACTAG
- the porQ gene encoding type IX secretion system protein PorQ, protein MLKKLGFFYLFTFCTVSYGQIGGKYTYQFLNLMPSPRQAALGGKTITIYDDDVNQVLFNPATLNQDMNNRLALNYGSYYGEVTYGSGSYAYTYDQHLQTFQVGVTYVNYGNFDGYDENGLATSDFTGSEAALSFGYAYNIPYTDIHIGANAKLISSTLETYHSFGGALDLGMIYIDEKNDINWALVIRNIGTQFSTYSGIHEKLPLEVIAGVSQELENVPIRWHLTLENLQQWNLAFSNPERGTTNMDGTTNDEKVSFLNNALRHVIVGVELFPKRAFNFRVGYNFRRGEELRILEQRNFSGMSLGFGLKLNKLKFNYSYSRYSLGANTNLFGLTINFQD, encoded by the coding sequence ATGTTGAAAAAACTGGGATTTTTTTATTTATTTACTTTTTGTACCGTTTCCTACGGCCAAATAGGAGGTAAGTATACTTATCAGTTTTTAAATTTAATGCCTTCGCCAAGGCAAGCAGCTTTAGGAGGTAAGACAATTACGATTTATGATGATGATGTGAATCAGGTTTTGTTTAATCCAGCAACTTTAAATCAGGACATGAATAATCGTCTTGCTTTAAATTATGGGAGTTATTATGGAGAAGTAACCTACGGAAGTGGTTCTTATGCTTATACATATGATCAGCATTTGCAAACGTTTCAGGTAGGGGTTACTTATGTGAATTATGGAAATTTTGACGGATATGACGAAAACGGACTGGCAACTTCGGATTTCACAGGAAGCGAAGCAGCACTTTCTTTTGGTTATGCTTATAATATTCCATACACAGATATACATATTGGTGCAAATGCTAAATTAATTTCGTCGACTTTAGAGACTTATCATTCTTTTGGTGGAGCACTAGATTTAGGAATGATTTATATCGATGAGAAAAATGATATAAACTGGGCTTTGGTAATTCGAAATATAGGAACTCAATTTAGTACCTATTCAGGTATTCATGAAAAATTGCCATTGGAGGTAATAGCAGGAGTTTCGCAAGAACTAGAAAATGTGCCAATTAGATGGCATCTTACATTAGAGAATTTACAACAATGGAATCTTGCTTTCTCAAATCCGGAGCGAGGCACGACAAATATGGATGGCACTACTAACGATGAAAAAGTATCTTTTTTGAATAATGCATTGCGACACGTAATTGTGGGTGTAGAGCTTTTTCCAAAAAGAGCATTTAATTTTCGTGTAGGTTATAATTTTAGAAGAGGTGAAGAATTACGAATTTTAGAACAACGTAATTTTTCGGGAATGTCACTGGGTTTTGGATTAAAATTAAATAAACTAAAGTTTAATTATTCTTACTCCAGATATAGTTTAGGAGCAAATACAAATCTTTTTGGATTGACGATTAATTTCCAAGATTAA
- the lon gene encoding endopeptidase La, translated as MSNHKILTIDNLSLQEFDSEADLIPLLTPEDEEEMNNEELPFSLPILPLRNTVLFPGVVIPISAGRDKSIKLINDANAGDKIIGVVSQINEEDEDPSKDDINKVGTVARILRVLKMPDGNITVILQGKKRFEISEVISEEPYITANVKEVEETRPEKNDTEFNAIVDSIKELAIQIIKESPNIPSEATFAIKNIESQSFLINFVSSNMNLSVKEKQDLLSINGLKERAFETLRYMNVELQKLELKNDIQSKVRFDLDQQQREYFLHQQMKTIQEELGGVSQEEEMDEMSQKAKEKVWDEKTQKHFEKELSKMRRMNPQSPDFGIQRNYLELFLELPWGTFSKDNFDLKQAQKVLDRDHFGLEEVKKRMIEHLAVLKLRNDMKSPILCLTGPPGVGKTSIGRSVAEALGREYVRISLGGLRDEAEIRGHRKTYIGAMPGRIIQSLKKAGTSNPVFVLDEIDKLSSSNSGDPSSALLEVLDPEQNSAFYDNFLEMGYDLSKVMFIATSNNMSAIQPALKDRMEVIKMSGYTIEEKVEIARKHLFPKQLLAHGLTTKDLTIGKKQLEKIVEGYTRESGVRNLENKIAQVIRNAAKSVAMEEEYNKKVTDEDVVNILGVPRLERDKYETNDVAGVVTGLAWTSVGGDILFIESLISEGKGALTITGNLGTVMKESATIALEYIKANAKKLGLNPELFQKYNIHIHVPEGATPKDGPSAGIAMLTSLVSLLTQTKVKKNMAMTGEITLRGKVLPVGGIKEKILAAKRANIKEIILCHENKSDIDEIKPEYLEGLTFHYVKEMGEVLALALTDQKVKNAKELK; from the coding sequence ATGTCAAATCATAAAATACTTACTATTGACAATTTGTCACTTCAGGAGTTTGATTCTGAAGCCGATTTAATACCATTATTAACTCCCGAGGACGAGGAAGAAATGAATAACGAAGAATTACCTTTTTCGTTACCAATTTTGCCTTTACGCAACACTGTATTATTTCCAGGAGTTGTTATTCCTATTTCAGCAGGAAGAGATAAATCTATAAAACTTATAAACGATGCAAATGCTGGTGATAAAATCATTGGTGTAGTTTCTCAGATAAACGAAGAAGACGAAGACCCATCAAAAGACGATATCAATAAGGTAGGAACAGTTGCGAGAATTCTTCGTGTACTAAAAATGCCTGACGGAAATATTACTGTTATTTTGCAAGGTAAAAAGCGTTTTGAAATTTCAGAAGTAATTTCAGAAGAGCCTTATATTACTGCAAATGTGAAAGAGGTTGAGGAAACGCGTCCGGAGAAAAACGATACAGAGTTTAATGCTATTGTAGATTCGATAAAAGAATTAGCAATTCAAATCATTAAAGAAAGTCCAAATATTCCTTCGGAAGCTACATTTGCAATTAAAAACATTGAAAGTCAATCGTTTTTAATCAATTTTGTTTCATCGAATATGAATTTATCGGTAAAAGAGAAACAAGATTTATTATCGATAAATGGCTTAAAAGAACGTGCGTTTGAAACCTTGCGTTACATGAACGTTGAGTTGCAAAAATTAGAATTAAAAAACGACATTCAGTCTAAAGTTCGTTTCGATTTAGATCAGCAACAACGTGAATATTTCTTGCATCAGCAAATGAAAACCATTCAAGAAGAATTGGGAGGCGTTTCGCAGGAGGAAGAAATGGACGAAATGAGCCAGAAAGCCAAAGAGAAAGTTTGGGATGAAAAAACGCAAAAACATTTTGAGAAAGAGCTGTCTAAAATGCGTAGAATGAATCCGCAATCTCCTGATTTTGGAATTCAAAGAAATTACTTAGAGTTATTTTTAGAATTACCATGGGGAACATTCTCTAAAGATAATTTTGATTTAAAACAAGCTCAAAAAGTATTAGACAGAGATCATTTTGGTTTAGAAGAAGTAAAGAAAAGAATGATTGAACATTTGGCAGTTTTAAAATTGCGAAATGATATGAAATCACCAATTTTATGTTTAACAGGACCTCCAGGAGTTGGTAAAACTTCGATAGGTAGATCTGTTGCCGAAGCTTTAGGTAGAGAATATGTACGTATTTCACTTGGTGGTTTACGTGACGAAGCGGAGATTCGTGGTCATAGAAAAACATACATCGGAGCAATGCCAGGTAGAATTATCCAAAGCTTGAAAAAAGCTGGAACTTCTAATCCAGTATTTGTTTTAGATGAAATTGATAAACTTTCAAGTAGTAATAGTGGTGATCCATCATCTGCTTTGTTAGAAGTTTTAGATCCAGAACAAAACAGTGCTTTTTATGATAACTTCCTAGAAATGGGGTATGACTTGTCAAAAGTAATGTTTATTGCTACTTCTAATAATATGTCGGCTATTCAACCAGCATTAAAAGACAGAATGGAAGTAATTAAAATGTCTGGATATACAATAGAAGAAAAAGTAGAAATAGCACGCAAGCATTTGTTTCCAAAACAACTTTTGGCTCATGGTTTAACTACAAAAGACTTAACTATTGGCAAGAAACAATTAGAAAAAATTGTTGAAGGATACACTAGAGAATCTGGTGTTCGTAATCTTGAAAATAAAATTGCTCAAGTAATTCGTAATGCGGCCAAATCGGTAGCAATGGAAGAAGAGTATAATAAAAAAGTAACAGACGAAGATGTTGTTAACATTTTGGGTGTACCAAGATTAGAACGTGATAAATACGAAACTAATGATGTTGCTGGTGTAGTTACAGGACTTGCTTGGACAAGTGTTGGTGGTGATATTCTTTTTATAGAATCATTAATATCTGAAGGAAAAGGAGCTTTAACAATTACAGGGAATTTAGGAACTGTAATGAAAGAATCGGCTACGATTGCATTGGAATATATTAAGGCAAATGCTAAGAAATTAGGTTTAAACCCTGAATTGTTCCAGAAATACAATATACATATTCACGTGCCAGAAGGAGCTACTCCTAAAGATGGTCCGAGTGCAGGTATTGCTATGTTAACTTCGTTAGTGTCATTATTGACGCAAACCAAAGTGAAGAAAAATATGGCAATGACTGGTGAGATTACTTTACGTGGTAAAGTTTTACCAGTAGGTGGAATCAAAGAAAAAATACTAGCAGCTAAAAGAGCTAATATTAAAGAGATCATTTTATGTCATGAAAATAAAAGTGATATTGACGAAATTAAGCCAGAGTACTTAGAAGGATTGACTTTTCATTATGTAAAAGAGATGGGAGAAGTACTAGCACTGGCTTTAACAGATCAGAAAGTAAAAAATGCTAAAGAGCTGAAATAA
- a CDS encoding RNA polymerase sigma factor, whose protein sequence is MNITNQNIEELITLCKQKNQKAQFEVYNRYCKAMYNVAYRIVKDEHYAQDVMQEGFLKAFTKIDDYKQEVAFGAWLKKIVVNYSIDFYKKNNKFQVEDLSKTLYQIEENDSFFLENIDLDSLKVKHVMDAILDLKDNYRMVLTLFYIEGYDQEEISEILDISYSNCRTTLNRAKNSLRKKLEDNEITSKKNLA, encoded by the coding sequence TTGAATATAACTAACCAAAATATCGAAGAATTAATAACATTGTGCAAACAGAAGAATCAAAAGGCACAATTTGAAGTGTACAACAGATACTGTAAAGCTATGTATAATGTTGCGTATCGGATTGTTAAAGACGAACACTATGCTCAAGATGTTATGCAAGAAGGTTTTCTTAAAGCGTTTACCAAAATTGATGACTACAAGCAGGAAGTCGCTTTTGGCGCTTGGTTAAAGAAAATCGTAGTAAATTATAGTATCGATTTTTACAAAAAGAACAACAAATTTCAAGTAGAAGATCTTAGTAAAACACTATACCAAATTGAAGAAAATGATAGTTTCTTCCTTGAAAATATAGATTTAGACTCCCTTAAAGTAAAACATGTAATGGATGCTATTCTAGATTTGAAAGACAACTATCGAATGGTTTTGACCTTATTTTATATTGAAGGGTACGATCAAGAAGAAATAAGTGAAATACTAGACATTAGCTACTCCAATTGTAGAACTACATTGAACAGGGCTAAAAATAGTTTACGGAAAAAATTAGAAGACAACGAAATTACTTCTAAAAAAAACCTTGCATAA
- a CDS encoding anti-sigma factor — protein MKKKNDELGQLFEKFENQWDIQEMKPQHEVDFLSKLNKVKPKKNYMITYAIAASIALMLGVCVFFNLNDKPKELKFASQETKRTDSIFSVLISNELEKLHDKKSPENEQIIGDALKQMKTMDNDYAKIITELQKNGENKQIIYAMISNLQTRISFLQNVLNRIDENEKFKNSTHEKTL, from the coding sequence ATGAAAAAGAAAAATGATGAATTAGGCCAATTATTTGAAAAATTTGAAAATCAATGGGACATTCAGGAAATGAAACCCCAACATGAAGTAGATTTTTTAAGTAAGTTAAACAAAGTAAAACCTAAAAAGAATTACATGATTACCTATGCTATTGCTGCTTCAATAGCACTTATGCTTGGAGTTTGTGTTTTTTTTAATTTAAATGATAAACCAAAAGAATTAAAATTTGCATCGCAAGAAACCAAAAGAACCGATTCTATTTTTAGCGTTTTAATTTCGAATGAATTAGAAAAACTTCATGACAAAAAATCTCCTGAAAATGAACAAATTATTGGTGACGCTCTTAAGCAAATGAAAACAATGGACAATGATTATGCAAAAATCATTACCGAACTACAAAAAAATGGCGAAAACAAACAAATTATTTACGCCATGATTAGCAATTTACAAACTCGTATTTCATTCTTACAAAATGTATTGAACCGTATCGATGAAAATGAAAAATTTAAAAATAGCACTCATGAAAAAACACTATAA
- a CDS encoding head GIN domain-containing protein, with product MKKSIQLLVCSAFFLTTIAHAQWSNERIKGNGKMETKTRSTADYDAIKVMGSFDVDLVSGKEGAIIVKAEENLQPYIKVEVEGNVLKIFTEKNKNISASMGKKIQITIPFEKISNVSLTGSGDVTAKNAIKSDIFTATLSGSGNLNLDVDSDTFNFTISGSGDAILKGNTENFKSKISGSGDVDATSLKAKNVDFTISGSGDSKIFCSDSLKARVSGSGDIKYKGDPKTRDVKVTGSGSISKA from the coding sequence ATGAAAAAATCAATTCAATTACTCGTTTGTAGCGCATTCTTTTTAACAACAATTGCCCATGCACAATGGTCTAATGAACGCATAAAAGGAAATGGAAAAATGGAAACTAAAACTCGATCAACTGCCGATTATGACGCAATAAAAGTCATGGGATCCTTTGATGTCGATTTAGTTTCTGGAAAAGAGGGTGCAATTATAGTAAAAGCCGAAGAAAATTTACAGCCTTATATTAAAGTTGAAGTTGAGGGCAATGTCCTTAAAATATTCACTGAAAAAAATAAAAATATCAGTGCTAGCATGGGCAAAAAAATTCAGATAACCATTCCTTTCGAAAAAATATCTAATGTTTCTCTTACTGGCTCTGGTGACGTAACAGCTAAGAACGCTATTAAATCAGATATCTTCACGGCAACACTATCAGGTTCTGGTAACTTAAATTTAGATGTTGATTCGGATACTTTTAATTTTACAATAAGTGGTTCTGGAGATGCTATTTTAAAAGGAAATACTGAAAATTTTAAAAGCAAAATATCCGGTTCTGGTGATGTTGATGCAACCTCATTAAAAGCAAAAAATGTAGATTTTACTATTTCTGGATCAGGCGACAGCAAAATCTTTTGTAGTGATAGCCTAAAAGCAAGAGTATCTGGTTCTGGTGATATAAAATACAAGGGAGATCCTAAAACAAGAGACGTCAAAGTAACTGGCTCAGGAAGCATTTCAAAAGCATAA